From one Henningerozyma blattae CBS 6284 chromosome 1, complete genome genomic stretch:
- the YAP7 gene encoding Yap7p (similar to Saccharomyces cerevisiae YAP5 (YIR018W) and YAP7 (YOL028C); ancestral locus Anc_7.115), with translation MREIYPKLQSKDDVESLRAMSSTILIKNWDLPPRNASKKKSKMKSNNSSPSDQNNTALDSEKKKQRNRDAQRAFRERNANRVTQLEQTVESLQNLVLKWQTMFHNIDSELKNSKSMLESTLKENIRCKDKIKELELALKESPATKDNYSLNEIDFSEIYAIKKANKPKKGRIQKKDIPITQLNLKSLLSEIKPMKAVPLPTSKILKQDNNTSNMADEYIQPKTIQFDSATVSCGFCTDSSTCVCREFEKDTIQTNDVIEPCVGEKCSSNPETCTKCDDIEATCIRPIDKET, from the coding sequence ATGAGAGAGATTTATCCTAAATTACAATCTAAAGATGATGTTGAATCTTTAAGAGCTATGTCTAGcacaatattaattaaaaattgggACCTGCCTCCCAGGAATGCATctaaaaagaaatcaaaaatGAAATCAAATAACTCATCACCATCAgatcaaaataatacagCACTTGattctgaaaaaaaaaaacaaagaaataGGGATGCTCAAAGAGCTTTTAGAGAAAGAAATGCTAATCGTGTAACTCAACTGGAACAAACGGTGGAGAGTTTACAAAATTTAGTACTTAAATGGCAAACGATGTTTCACAATATAGACtcagaattaaaaaattccaaatctATGCTAGAATCTACCTTAAAGGAGAATATTAGATGCAAAGATaagattaaagaattagaattagcaTTAAAGGAATCTCCCGCTACTAAGGAcaattattcattaaatgaaattgatttttctGAAATTTATGCTATAAAGAAAGCTAATAAACCAAAGAAAGGCAGGATTcagaaaaaagatattccTATAACCCAActtaatttaaaatcacTTTTAAGTGAAATAAAACCAATGAAAGCTGTTCCTCTACCTACatctaaaattttgaaacaaGATAATAATACGTCTAATATGGCTGATGAATATATACAGCCAAAAACAATCCAATTTGATTCTGCTACTGTTTCATGTGGATTTTGCACAGATTCGAGTACCTGTGTCTGTagagaatttgaaaaagatacAATTCAAACAAACGACGTAATAGAACCATGTGTCGGAGAAAAATGTTCCTCGAACCCAGAAACATGCACTAAATGTGATGACATTGAAGCAACATGTATACGGCCCATAGATAAGGAAACTTAG
- the MIM1 gene encoding Mim1p (similar to Saccharomyces cerevisiae MIM1 (YOL026C); ancestral locus Anc_7.119) yields the protein MKYFFTKTMSKDNDQTLKQNKSKSLVSINYATSCAINLILPLINGFMLGLGELFAHEFAWRFLPSSWFPTVRSNSPTTFKVYPRSRVEQLSPGLPQQNKFEKSSFI from the coding sequence atgaaatacTTTTTCACAAAGACAATGTCAAAGGATAACGATCAAACcttaaaacaaaataagaGCAAGAGTCTGGTATCTATCAACTATGCTACCTCCTGTGCCATCAACTTGATTCTTCCCTTGATCAACGGTTTCATGTTGGGTTTAGGTGAATTGTTTGCTCATGAATTTGCTTGGAGATTCTTACCTTCTTCTTGGTTCCCTACAGTACGTTCTAACTCTCCAACAACTTTCAAAGTTTATCCTCGTTCTCGAGTTGAACAATTGAGCCCAGGCTTGCctcaacaaaataaatttgagAAGAGTTCGtttatatag
- the GAS5 gene encoding 1,3-beta-glucanosyltransferase (similar to Saccharomyces cerevisiae GAS5 (YOL030W); ancestral locus Anc_7.114) yields the protein MRGLLTTALAALGSLSTFVKAESSNSTLEPITIKGNAFFTGDSRFYIRGVDYQPGGSSNLTDPLADTDACKRDIAAFQDLGINTIRVYTVDNSEDHTECMNMLADAGIYLILDVNTPDSSISRFDPRCSYNADYLQNVFATIDAFADYSNVLGFFAGNEVVNSVNTTGTATYVKAVVRDMKKYIKARNYRKIPVGYSAADITSNRQLIANYLNCGDDEDSRIDMFGINDYSWCGPSSFVVSGYADKMKLYKGYSVPMFLSEFGCNEVKTSRPFTEIEAIYSTQMSSVFSGGLVYEYSQEANKYGLVQINDDGTVTKLEDFTNLKNEYKKVSNPQGDGGYSDSNDISTCPDYQKGTWEANNTLPAMPSAASAYFSSGAGEPLGTNASTENSCYDDEDDEDDEDDEDTTSSSSASASSTSSAPSSEASSSSDSASATSSEASSSTVESSSSEAPTSSTITSESKSSSMVSSTLTTKGKNGKDASGSAGSSSSSSNSKGAANAVQVPLVFEMISYVINMLL from the coding sequence ATGAGAGGTTTACTCACAACAGCACTGGCTGCATTAGGTTCTCTATCAACATTTGTCAAGGCAGAATCTAGTAATTCCACGTTAGAACCTATCACAATTAAAGGTAATGCCTTTTTCACTGGTGACTCTAGATTTTACATTCGTGGTGTTGATTATCAACCTGGTGGTTCCTCTAATTTAACTGATCCTTTAGCTGATACCGATGCTTGTAAGAGAGATATTGCCGCCTTCCAAGACCTAGGTATTAACACCATTAGAGTTTATACTGTGGATAACAGTGAAGATCATACTGAATGTATGAATATGTTGGCAGATGCCggtatttatttaatcttGGATGTCAACACTCCAGATAGTTCTATTTCTCGTTTTGATCCTCGTTGTTCTTATAATGCTgattatttacaaaatgtTTTTGCTACCATTGATGCATTTGCTGATTACTCAAATGTCTTAGGGTTCTTTGCCGGTAATGAAGTTGTTAACAGTGTAAACACCACTGGTACTGCTACCTATGTTAAGGCTGTCGTTAGAGACatgaagaaatatattaaggcaagaaattatagaaaaatcCCAGTTGGTTATTCTGCCGCAGATATTACTTCTAATAGACAATTAATTGCTAATTATCTAAATTGtggtgatgatgaagattcAAGAATTGATATGTTTGGTATTAATGATTATTCTTGGTGTGGCCCTTCATCATTTGTGGTTTCTGGTTACGCTGATaagatgaaattatataaagGTTACTCAGTACCAATGTTTTTAAGTGAGTTTGGTTGTAATGAAGTTAAAACTTCAAGACCTTTTACTGAAATTGAAGCCATCTATTCTACACAAATGTCCTCAGTTTTCTCTGGTGGTTTAGTTTATGAGTATTCCCAAGAAGCTAACAAGTATGGTTTAGTTCaaattaatgatgatggtACTGTTACCAAATTAGAAGACTTCACAAActtgaaaaatgaatacAAAAAAGTATCTAATCCTCAAGGTGATGGTGGTTATTCTGATTCTAACGATATCTCTACCTGTCCAGATTACCAAAAAGGTACTTGGGAAGCTAACAATACTTTACCAGCTATGCCAAGTGCAGCTTCTGCTTATTTTTCCTCAGGTGCTGGTGAACCATTAGGCACTAACGCCTCCACTGAAAATAGTTgttatgatgatgaagatgatgaagatgatgaagatgatgaagatactacttcttcttcaaGTGCTTCAGCTTCTTCCACATCTTCTGCTCCATCTTCAGAAGCTTCTTCCTCTAGTGACTCAGCTTCTGCTACTTCATCTGAAGCTTCTTCATCTACGGTtgaatcttcttcatccGAAGCTCCAACTTCTTCAACAATTACTTCGGAATCCAAATCTTCTAGTATGGTCAGCTCCACTTTAACAACAAAGGGTAAAAATGGCAAAGATGCTTCTGGTTCTGCAGGAAGTTCATCATCCAGTTCTAACTCCAAAGGTGCTGCTAATGCAGTTCAAGTTCCACTAGTTTTTGAAATGATTTCTTATGTCATTAATATGCTATTATAG
- the ANY1 gene encoding Any1p (similar to Saccharomyces cerevisiae YMR010W; ancestral locus Anc_7.112): MEDIHTTIQNTVPSATDTLASYLPRVDQFYIPEWFTMQFVANNLISFTPLFSYGTTIYSIEKSQTALGFSIDICATMLIASILRVSYYLITPYEISLLRQSLVMIFIQLILLRTSLRYRPEEYKYRNLITLEPLAETVHEIWFETFGSSRPPFFSSGWRSTVKNLSFKSFLDYISRVFIAIFYKILKFFDPSFKRIKSFWQWDEDKMFWKFLAYFATFQLLITFFVSHIMDWEELAQWIGSVIGSLGLLVESLLPLPQIAILYKLKSVQGFKLILLVSWLCGDTLKITYLVFGAKNISILFLFFAFFQMSLDFYIGGQYIFYKYYFEADELKEELETFELNAYVSRSPSTAQILDVERDSTCTADIPTPRPRTSSL, encoded by the coding sequence ATGGAAGATATACATACCACTATACAGAATACCGTACCATCAGCAACTGATACGTTAGCATCATATCTTCCGCGTGTTGatcaattttatattcCAGAATGGTTTACCATGCAATTTGTGGCAAATAACCTAATTAGCTTCACTCCGTTGTTTTCATATGGTACTACTATATATagtattgaaaaatctCAAACGGCATTGGGATTTTCCATCGATATATGTGCAACAATGTTGATAGCAAGTATATTAAGAGTCTCGTATTATCTGATAACACCTTACGAAATTAGTTTACTACGTCAATCCTTGGTTatgatatttattcaattgatacTATTAAGAACTAGTTTGAGGTATCGCCCagaagaatataaatatcGCAATTTAATTACTTTAGAGCCTTTGGCTGAAACTGTTCATGAAATTTGGTTTGAAACTTTTGGTTCATCAAGACCTCCATTTTTCAGTTCAGGTTGGAGATCCACAGTGAAAAATCTTTCATTCAAATCATTCCTTGATTATATTTCAAGAGTTTTTATTgctatattttataaaattttaaaattctttgatccaagttttaaaagaataaaatcCTTTTGGCAATGGGATGAAGATAAAATGTTCTGGAAATTCTTGGCATATTTTGCAACTTTCCAATTGTTAATAACTTTTTTCGTTTCTCATATTATGGATTGGGAAGAATTAGCTCAATGGATTGGTTCAGTCATAGGCTCTTTGGGTTTATTAGTAGAATCATTATTGCCTTTGCCTCAGATTGCCATTCTATATAAGCTAAAGTCAGTCCAAGGGtttaaattgattttattagtaAGTTGGTTATGCGGTGATACATTAAAGATCACATACTTAGTTTTTGGTGCCAAGAATAtctctattttatttttattttttgcaTTTTTCCAAATGTCTTTAGATTTTTATATTGGTGGCCAATATATCttttacaaatattatttcgaagcagatgaattaaaagaagaattggaaacttttgaattaaatgcCTACGTCTCTAGATCGCCATCTACAGCACAAATATTGGATGTGGAAAGAGACAGCACTTGTACGGCGGACATACCAACTCCAAGGCCAAGAACTTCatctttataa
- the ADI1 gene encoding acireductone dioxygenase (Ni2+-requiring) (similar to Saccharomyces cerevisiae ADI1 (YMR009W); ancestral locus Anc_7.113), with translation MSLLRVCSRVQLPVQHNLRFLAAGNSRLFYSVLSNSKIYFYDNDYSVDFREPHESGRKADVSDLKKIGVEYYHMPKLEDVNKFAKNRAYKNRDTIELNLKTFKNDEKALVSQLNIFFDEHLHEDEEIRYCLEGDGYFDFRSNKNDWIRCKVEKGDFLVVPAGIYHRFTLTSSNHIKALRLFKDQPKWLAIERTKGDLTPIRKQYLETFNL, from the coding sequence atgtcgTTATTAAGGGTCTGTTCAAGGGTACAACTGCCAGTACAACACAACCTACGTTTCCTAGCTGCTGGAAACAGTAGACTATTTTATTCAGTGTTAAGTAATTCCAAGATATATTTCTACGATAATGATTATTCTGTCGATTTCAGAGAGCCTCATGAATCAGGAAGAAAAGCAGATGTAagtgatttgaaaaaaattggagTAGAGTACTATCATATGCCCAAATTGGAAGACGTGAATAAGTTTGCCAAAAATAGAGCTTATAAGAATAGGGATactattgaattaaatttgaaaacttTTAAGAATGATGAAAAAGCTCTTGTTAgtcaattaaatatttttttcgatGAGCATCTTcatgaagatgaagaaattagaTATTGTTTAGAAGGTGATGGTTATTTTGATTTCAGAAGCAACAAGAATGATTGGATCCGTTGTAAGGTAGAAAAGGGAGACTTTCTGGTGGTGCCTGCCGGGATATACCACCGTTTCACTTTGACCTCCAGTAATCATATCAAGGCCTTGCGTCTATTCAAAGATCAACCCAAGTGGTTGGCTATAGAAAGAACTAAGGGGGATCTCACTCCAATCCGCAAGCAATATTTAGAGACTTTCAATCTTTAA
- the MDM38 gene encoding ribosome-binding protein MDM38 (similar to Saccharomyces cerevisiae MDM38 (YOL027C); ancestral locus Anc_7.116), with the protein MPSLYKTNHIFSRISYIRLCYSLNHRLQKSIVPLFPRYYSSNQSTPPASKPPSTPSSTPPSTPSSPPSLSQKIKNEINHYVHGSKLLAYEVKISTKLLSKQVAGYDLTRRERIQLKRTTSDILRLVPFSAFVIIPFAELLLPIALKLFPNLLPSTYESKKSKNLKRDSLITTRKKTSQFLHNTLEESKVFIKFDSIKSKENKLKFYKFFKKINDPSIEKNLDSFTMEEISEIARFFKNDTVLDNLSRPQLVAMAKFMSIIPFGNDNMLRSQIRRELKRTMNDDKIISYEGVNSLSKDELNHACVSRGIKAYGVPDDVLSEKLRAWLFLRLHEKIPSVLMVLSATFTFNAELLELKAKVMKSDELLSKSLLNLYYEAILKVLSSIPDPVYNITKLDVSETPIDTVNDTNETIHNPTEIVENNTANKLFEDQAIYDLKSTEVNELEEIPESKLDDNEFKLNVLKEQEEMIKKEQMDKRQTASKQDDLITLDEDTTPSSLDGSASTLDEKKKLE; encoded by the coding sequence ATGCCGTCattatataaaacaaatcatatattttcaagGATTAGTTATATTCGTCTATGTTATTCTTTGAATCATCGATTGCAAAAATCAATAGTACCGTTATTCCCAAGATATTACTCTTCTAATCAATCTACTCCACCTGCTTCAAAGCCTCCTTCCACTCCTTCTTCTACTCCCCCTTCTACTCCCTCCTCACCCCCTTCTTTATCtcaaaagattaaaaatgaaataaatcattatgTCCATGGCAGTAAATTATTAGCATATGAAGTTAAAATCTCTACAAAATTATTGTCGAAACAAGTGGCTGGTTATGATTTAACTCGTAGAGAAAGAATCCAATTGAAAAGAACTACTTCGGATATATTAAGATTAGTCCCCTTCTCTGCCTTTGTTATTATACCTTTtgctgaattattattgccaATTGCTCTTAAACTTTTCCCCAATCTTTTACCTTCCACTTATGAAtctaaaaaatcaaaaaatttgaaaagagaTTCTTTAATCACAACAAGGAAAAAGACTTCTCAATTCTTACATAATACTTTAGAAGAATCAAAAGTATTCATAAAATTCGATtctattaaatcaaaagaaaataagttgaaattttacaaattttttaaaaaaattaatgacCCTTCAatcgaaaaaaatttagattcTTTTACAATGGAGGAAATTTCAGAAATAGCaagattctttaaaaatgatacaGTGCTGGATAATTTATCACGCCCTCAATTGGTAGCAATGGCTAAATTCATGTCAATAATTCCATTtggtaatgataatatGTTACGTTCCCAAATCCGTAGAGAATTGAAAAGAACGATgaatgatgataaaatcATATCATACGAAGGtgtaaattcattatcaaaggatgaattaaatcatGCGTGTGTTTCTCGTGGTATTAAAGCTTATGGTGTCCCAGATGATGTACTTtcagaaaaattaagagCTTGGCTTTTTTTAAGGTTACATGAAAAAATCCCTTCAGTTTTAATGGTTTTAAGTGCAACTTTCACTTTCAACGCAGAactattagaattaaaggCTAAAGTCATGAAAtctgatgaattattatcaaagtCATTATTAAACCTATACTATGAGGCAATCTTAAAAGTTTTAAGTTCAATACCTGATCCAGTTTATAACATTACAAAATTAGATGTTTCCGAAACTCCAATTGATACAGTAAATGATACAAATGAAACAATACATAATCCAACAGAAATTGTCGAAAATAACACTgctaataaattatttgaagatcAAGCAATTTATGATTTAAAAAGTACAGAAGTAAATGAGCTTGAAGAAATACCAGAATCTAAATtggatgataatgaatttaaattgaatGTCTTGAAGGAACAGGAAgaaatgataaagaaagaaCAAATGGATAAAAGACAAACTGCTTCAAAACAAGATGATCTTATAACTTTGGATGAAGATACAACTCCATCTTCATTGGATGGAAGTGCATCTACATtagatgaaaaaaagaaattggaATGA